From the Cupriavidus necator N-1 genome, one window contains:
- a CDS encoding DUF1439 domain-containing protein, translating to MRVKPSLLIAAACVAGASSALAGYNIWTGEYSLSRQELQTALDQRFPATLRYAEVVSVQLSHPRLVLDEANNRVTTHVDARLTNALLPSPPVDGKLALNSGVRYDPAKRAVLLDNPTVQQVEVAGMGQYREQLNAIGAVVAQQLLKDYPVYTFKPEELRVGGKDVEPGAITVGKDEVRVEVKQR from the coding sequence ATGCGTGTGAAACCTTCCCTGCTGATTGCCGCCGCCTGCGTCGCTGGTGCCTCCTCGGCGCTGGCCGGCTACAACATCTGGACCGGCGAGTACTCCCTCTCCCGGCAGGAACTGCAGACCGCCCTGGACCAGCGCTTCCCCGCCACGCTGCGCTACGCCGAAGTCGTCAGCGTGCAGCTCAGCCATCCCCGGCTGGTGCTGGACGAAGCCAACAACCGCGTCACCACCCACGTCGACGCACGCCTGACCAACGCCTTGCTGCCCTCCCCGCCGGTAGACGGCAAGCTCGCGCTGAACAGCGGCGTGCGCTATGACCCGGCCAAGCGCGCGGTGCTGCTAGACAACCCGACCGTGCAGCAGGTGGAAGTTGCCGGCATGGGGCAATACCGCGAACAACTCAATGCGATCGGCGCCGTGGTTGCGCAGCAGCTGCTGAAGGACTATCCGGTCTACACCTTCAAGCCCGAGGAGCTGCGCGTCGGCGGCAAGGATGTGGAGCCGGGGGCGATTACCGTGGGCAAGGATGAAGTGCGGGTGGAGGTGAAGCAGCGGTAG
- a CDS encoding DMT family transporter, with translation MTTDKDCVAQFDAATGTRTTNSFAWATPLFVLLWSSGAIAARLALDHATPFALLTLRFALVCAVLGAIGLARHRLLPPRGERLYTAVTGLLLIGGYSVFYFLALDHGMTPGVLATVLGAQPMLTLLLTERRFSAARMAGLAFALAGLAMVVADSLLLARLSLAGMLCALASLASMTVGAILQKRITRAPAEVLPLQYGASLAACLLCLPFQPFAFDASLAFAAPLLWLALVISIGATLLFYRLIRAGNLVNVTSLFYLVPAGTAVLDYLLLGNRMAPLAMAGMGAVLAGLGVVFRGGRG, from the coding sequence ATGACAACCGACAAAGACTGCGTGGCGCAATTCGACGCCGCCACCGGCACACGCACCACCAACTCCTTCGCCTGGGCCACGCCCCTCTTCGTGCTGCTGTGGAGCAGCGGCGCCATCGCCGCCCGGCTGGCCCTCGACCACGCCACGCCCTTCGCCTTGCTGACGCTGCGTTTCGCGCTGGTCTGCGCCGTGCTGGGCGCGATCGGCCTGGCCAGGCACCGCCTGCTGCCGCCGCGCGGCGAGCGGCTGTACACCGCCGTGACCGGCCTGCTGCTGATCGGCGGCTACTCCGTCTTTTACTTCCTTGCGCTCGACCACGGCATGACACCCGGCGTGCTCGCCACCGTGCTTGGCGCCCAGCCGATGCTGACCCTGCTGCTGACCGAGCGGCGCTTCAGCGCCGCACGCATGGCGGGCCTGGCCTTCGCGCTCGCCGGGCTGGCCATGGTGGTGGCGGACAGCCTGCTGCTGGCCAGACTGTCGCTGGCGGGCATGCTGTGCGCGCTGGCCTCGCTCGCCAGCATGACCGTCGGCGCCATCCTGCAGAAGCGCATCACGCGTGCACCGGCTGAAGTGCTGCCGCTGCAGTACGGCGCGAGCCTCGCGGCCTGCCTGCTGTGCCTGCCGTTCCAGCCCTTCGCCTTCGATGCTTCGCTGGCGTTCGCTGCGCCGTTGCTGTGGCTGGCACTGGTCATTTCGATCGGTGCGACGCTGCTGTTCTACCGCCTGATCCGCGCGGGCAACCTGGTCAACGTTACCAGCCTGTTCTACCTGGTGCCGGCGGGTACGGCGGTGCTCGACTACCTGCTGCTGGGCAACCGCATGGCGCCGCTGGCGATGGCGGGAATGGGGGCGGTGCTGGCGGGGTTGGGGGTGGTGTTCAGAGGTGGGCGGGGATGA
- a CDS encoding NAD-dependent protein deacetylase has protein sequence MSEPLQPPHPTSALFDFVQRHPRLFVLTGAGISTDSGIPGYRDARGQWQRSQPITLQAFLGSHAARQRYWARSMLGWPVAWQARPNAAHHALSRLGAHGRLTALVTQNVDGLHQRAGSEGVIELHGSLASAICLDCGTRHDRAGLQDWLLAQNAALRDVIAEPAADGDVHFESPLFAQFRVPECGRCGGILKPDVVFFGESVPRPRVDAARAALEAADAMLVVGSSLMVYSGYRFCVWAGQMGKPVAALNLGTTRADAMFALKVEAGCAPTLQALVSRLEQGTTKPR, from the coding sequence TTGAGCGAGCCGCTGCAACCCCCGCACCCGACGTCCGCGCTGTTCGATTTCGTGCAGCGCCACCCGCGCCTGTTCGTGCTGACCGGCGCGGGCATCAGTACCGATTCCGGCATTCCCGGCTACCGTGACGCGCGCGGCCAGTGGCAGCGCTCGCAGCCCATCACGCTGCAGGCCTTCCTGGGCTCGCACGCGGCGCGCCAGCGCTACTGGGCGCGCAGCATGCTTGGCTGGCCGGTGGCGTGGCAGGCGCGACCCAATGCCGCGCACCATGCGCTGTCGCGCCTTGGCGCGCACGGCCGGCTCACGGCGCTGGTCACGCAGAATGTCGACGGCCTGCACCAGCGCGCCGGCAGCGAGGGTGTGATCGAACTGCATGGCAGCCTGGCCAGCGCCATCTGCCTGGACTGTGGCACGCGCCATGACCGCGCCGGCCTGCAGGACTGGCTGCTGGCACAGAACGCCGCGCTGCGCGACGTGATCGCCGAGCCCGCCGCCGATGGCGACGTGCATTTCGAATCGCCGCTGTTCGCGCAGTTCCGCGTGCCCGAGTGCGGGCGCTGCGGCGGCATCCTCAAGCCGGACGTGGTGTTCTTCGGTGAATCCGTGCCGCGTCCGCGGGTCGATGCCGCGCGTGCGGCACTGGAAGCAGCGGATGCCATGCTGGTGGTCGGTTCGTCGCTGATGGTCTATTCCGGCTACCGCTTCTGCGTCTGGGCCGGACAGATGGGCAAGCCCGTGGCCGCGCTCAACCTGGGCACCACGCGCGCGGACGCGATGTTCGCGCTGAAGGTGGAAGCCGGATGCGCGCCGACACTGCAGGCGCTGGTGTCCCGGCTGGAGCAGGGCACGACAAAACCTCGTTGA
- a CDS encoding oxidoreductase-like domain-containing protein — MPPDDPRPVPPERPGDDECCGSGCDPCIFDYYYQEMDRYREELRAWEARQAARHAEDPAS; from the coding sequence ATGCCCCCCGACGACCCCCGCCCGGTGCCGCCAGAGCGGCCCGGCGACGACGAGTGCTGCGGCTCCGGCTGCGATCCCTGCATCTTCGACTACTACTACCAGGAGATGGACCGCTACCGCGAGGAGCTGCGCGCCTGGGAGGCGCGCCAGGCGGCGCGCCATGCCGAGGATCCGGCAAGTTGA